Genomic window (Magnolia sinica isolate HGM2019 chromosome 6, MsV1, whole genome shotgun sequence):
CTGAAATGATACTTAATCAACAATAAGAGTATAGAACCACAATTTCTAGGGGTCACTAAAATAGCAATCTAGATCACAAATAACCCATAATCCAGATCACACAGACTTGAAACAGAAAAAGTAGGGGAGTTTTTTATCGAGGTAAACATTGTCCCATACTTCCTCACAACAAATATGAATATATGATGCTCAAAACATTTGTTAGTTGCCTCctaatctttttcttcttcttcttttctgttttcttttttgggtGCAAAAGGTAACAAAACTTTTATTAAAAACTGCTGGGAAAAACAACTGATGGGAGCAATCCTTACAAACCAAGCAAAGCAACTACATTACAACCACCTTCGGCCTTTTAAAAAACGGCCCAATACGCAATATCTCGCTTTACCCTTCTCACCACCTAGACACTGAGATTGTGTGGATTGTGTACCAcagccaaggtattcaaaatcggttacgtaatggccgtaacggccgttacataacggtaacagtcataaccgttacgcgttacagGGTCGAAATGGCCGTAACGGCGATTATAGAAAAACGGGCTCTAATGGCCCCGTAACGGTCCAGGAagaacatttttcaaaaaataaaaaacggccgatacgggggctgtaacagccgttacgacccgtatcataatggtaacagtggtagccattacgaccaccgttaccgttatagaACACCTTGACCACAGCGTGTGCGGAAGCTTGATGGAGCTATAGAATTATAGCCAAGTCctagaaaggggggggggggggggttcttGCCTAATAAACTAGTTTACCAATTAAAACAGGCAGAAACGGCTAGCCTCGATTGATCGACTGAGTGTCGTCGATCAATCGAGCTAGGCCGAAATAGTCCAATGAACTCGCTGGATTGTTTTGGCCATGTTCAATCAATTGAGCCCAATCACTCAAGATCGATCAAACTTACCTATAAATTGTTGGTTTTGGGTAGTTTGGTTTTCAGCAGCTCGAAACCTCTTTTAACCTTTTTATCATGTTTTCAATAAGTTCCAAAGACTATGGATGATCAAagaaggtttacctattaaggttaggatcatctataggttaagttgttttgggtctaaggatagggtcaccaaggcacctcaatttacctattttcacttcatcgatgCTTCTTatcctcttgtgtcttcggtcttgagctttcaagggctcaaccgactcactAACACATGGACGCACGTGATTAACAAACAATGTGCACAAATAAATGCACAAACAGACACCAACCCACTCAAAATCCTGAAATAGAGATAATTCCTCTCTCCCCAAATGGTTCATAAAATATGGCAACTTGTACAGACCAAGGAGTATGAGAAAAATCTAATCAACCTCATGAAATAGGCACAACTTGCTCTAATAGCTTGATACCAAAGCATGGGACAACATTAACTCCAATTGTGTTAGCAGTAACCACCAAACCCATCATATGCCATTGCCATTGTTATATTAACATTCTACAAAGGAACCTTTCACAAAACTTCTTAGAAGATGCACTAAATATAATGatcttgaatttatttattttcccctTTCGGAGTCATGAAACGTTTCTTGATTGAATGTTTTGCACATGCTGAATGTTTTCCACATGCCGACATGGAAAACATTCTGTTGTATTTGTTCAGTTCATCGGCACCACGTTCACGCAGCTTCTTCATGGATGGATTTGCCAAATTTTCAATATAACAATTACTTTCatgttttttattctttttatgaaaaaaaagatGAGTATGCGCAGGGGAGCGTGATGACTCCATTTTTCAGCAGAAAGACGTACGCAACCCAACAAGCAACAGCTGAAAAAACTGTTAGTAAAATGCGCTAGCGGGCACATACATTTTGAAGCCGAAAAACGATTATGACTATTAAGTCAAAGGCCAACGCACGCCTTACGTAATATTGTGCTTTTCAAAGGTCCCCCTTTAGGGCCCTATACAGAATGACATTTAAAGCACAGACATCGAAAGAACCACATGCAGCTATAAATTTCTCAGTTAATCATAGGTAATGCCAATATGGCATGGCAGGGGTATAAAGAGAACACTAAAAGAAATACCAACCAACCTAATAGGCCAGCTGAATGGTCGACGGGCACTGTTTTCCAAGATATGACTAGCATAGTTGGTTCTTGGAAAGCAAACCCTAAAACCCATCCTAGACATTCAATGCAAAGGCTGGAGCCAGAAAATCCTCAATATCTTTTAATACTGACTTATAATATCATGGAACAGGACAAGGAAACAAATGAATGAGGCCACAGAGTCATTGATGTCCATGTAAAACAATGGCCACTAACAAAAAGAACAAGTACAATGGGTGTAGAACCTTGAGCAATCAAATTTACTCACAGCCGAGCACCCCATGCATGTGGTCTTTGCAACTTAAGCAGTTCAaaggtaaaaattaaaaattaaaaaacatgcATAGCAGGACAGCATAAATTCACAGATGATCCCATATAAACTAGCCAGCGATCCCATAGTCCTATCTTGAACTCAATCTACTACTTACAGTAATACAGGTTGATACCCAAAAAATTCTGATTTGTTAACAGTCCTTTTTCCTGAAGCTAATACTGCACAACATCACAGAAGCAAGTACATTTTCATCAGAAGACCGCCAACAAACAAAATACAGCTCAAAACCTCTCTTCCATGTCTAGTAAAATATATGTTCCTTCTTTTCAAAAATTATCAAGTAAACAAGGAAATTAGGGAATTGGAGTGGATCCACAGTGCAACTTTTAGAATTCTAATGACCAAATAACTGAATCCACTACATCATCTGAATACCAAAAACACTGTAGCCAATACGCACGTGTGTGTGAACACATGCCAGATTTCTACCATGTACAGAATTCAATGTAAGCTCACAAATTAAGCATTAGGCTACTGCATGTGTTTGCCACTTTTCACCACCAAGTTGCAACAATGCATTCACTGCACACATGGCATACACGCATGCCAATCTAGACTGTTCAAATAATGGGCCCCATTTGTGGATGATCATAGCCAAAaatatcagatgatcctaacatcGAATTCACAGCCCAAGCAGAAGATTAAAACGAAAAAGGGCATTAGTCCAAATTCAACTGGCAAAGGCAGACCATGAGCATCATCTGGTCAGTGCGATCTTCAGGCTATGATCCATTCAAGCAGGGCACATGGTTTGGATGATCTGGATAGACATGCATGTACAGGAGACAAGTCACCAACACTTAATGAGTTGTGGCGAACCCACAGCATACTGTAGACCCAACAGTGTCCAATTTGATACAGGCTCAACAGGCACATTCCAATGCACAGGacatgataatattgataattttCCAAATCCAATATGTAAATAGAATCAACAATCGATGAGATAGCAAAAATTCAATGCTCCTTCCATAAATACGcaaagatttaaaataaataaattaattaatttaattaaattaaatggcATTGGCAAGATGGCAAAATCCATGCATTTAAGATGACAACTGCTAAAATCAGATCAGAAGTTTATAACAGCTTTTTAAGCATGGAGATACACCATAAAACTTCCTAGAATTTCAAGTATTCGATAAATAAATACCTATCTACGGCACAATGGAATAATATACAAGATCAGTGTTAAACATGAAACAAAGACAGAGAAAAGGCGGAAACCCAAACGCTTAGAACCATTTTATTCAACCCCACCCCCAGCCCCCCAACCATCTGCGATTTGTAACACGTGCCTGCTCACTCTGTTCGACCTCAGAACCAGCAAAAGAGCACAAAAACTACCTTTCTTGGATCGCATTTAACCCACGATTTCAGTTAATATCCCGAAAAATTCAACGTGCATTCCTCGCCTTTCGGGAGCACATCATGACACATTTCCCTCACACTCGGATCGCATTCTCTGATTCTTCTCTGCCTATCGATGACACAGAAACCACCCCATCATCCCCATCAGTGCAATGACTTTTCCGTACAAGCTTCTGATCTTCTTTATCGAAATCATAATCAGGCTGGCATTGATCAAAGCCCATGTCTTCCACCTTCTGGTGAACAATATCCCAAAAGAAATCTGTCAAGACAGACTCGTATGACGGCATCTTGGCATACCCCGGGAAGTAATTGATGTCGATCACAAGGTACCGGTTCCCAGCCTTTACATCGCGGATCACATCAAAATTGAACAGGTTCAACCGTATGGCCCGCCGCAGTTCCCTTGCAATCCCTGTGATAAAGCTCAGCGGCGGCATCTCAGACTCCTCCAGATGCATTGTCTCGTAGTACCTGTCATCACTGCGGTCCTCTGGCGTCATGTTCGACACCTGTGAGAAGGACAGCGAGCCCTCCGACCGGTCCAGATTCTCCTCAGACACGTCCGGCAGAGACTTCCGCTTCACACATTGAACATAGTCACCCACGACGTAGACCTTGAAGATAACCCCACCGTGGTTAACGAATTCCTGCAGCACGAGTGGGGGCTTGAGCATGAGAAGGCCGTCGTGATTGAAGACGAGCACCATCTTGTGGGATTTTGCACTCCCATCAGCAACAAGGGGTTTGGAGATGATCGGGAACTTGAGCCCGGCCAGCACAGCAGGGTCCGACAGCGCCGCCGAGTCATAGATCACAATCTGCTTGGGAGTACCGAACGTCGCGTGCCCCTGCGGGACATCCAATTCGGAGACGACCTGCAGCATGGAGATGCGGTTGTGAAGgcgctcgatggcatcgagcggGTCGATGATGGGGACAGTCGGGTTTCGGATGGAGTATTCATGGAGCTGGGATTTCCAATCAGGTCCGGAGAGCTTGTGGATGATGCAGTCGAATGGGCCTTGGTCGATCAACGGCTGATCGGAGTCGATGTGGATGAGATCGATGCCCCGTTGGTTCGCTAGGTTTACAAGGGACGGCTGGATGAAGCTCTGCTGCTTCTTGGGGGCGAGAGCGTAGCCTATCCCGAACCTTCTAGAAGAATCCGACATGGCAGGGGTTTAAGGCGAGCTTCTTCTCTCAATCTGCGATATTCTCAAGAGAAAATGCGACCATTTTTAATAATCGACTGGAAATTGAAAATGACGAGATTTTCAGTGTTTCTCAGTATGAGAGAGTGGaaagagattagggttttctctccttttctttttttattttttcagaagGGAAGAAACGAAGGCAAGAATAATGCAAGAGAGGAAAGGAGGGGTGTTTGGAATATATAGCGAGAATTCGTTTTTCCTGCATCGCGAGTAGTGCTCATCTCGCTGCGTCGCCAACATGGAGCCCACTTGCAGAGGTGAACAAATTATCGGAACCGTACATATACTTTTCCTTTTTTCTATAAATATATTTCTTATATCAAATGATGATTTggacatttggaaaaaaaaaaaaaaagacattttatGTCTCGTATTTAGATCCACTAATAACAGGTCATGATCATCATTTCAACTTGATTATTGGAAAGTGGTCCATCTATGATTATTCTATGCATGGACAGTTCTTATCACCGGATCATTTCTTGCGATCAGCGCCATGGAGAGATGTATATTTGGGAGTCTGAATGCGACGCAGCAAAACGAACACCATTCTCCAAATAGCTTTTAACCCAGGGTTCGAGCCCGCAGGAAGCATACAATCCTCAAGTCGATGACGTGTACAGAGTCCTCTTGTTCATGGATCTGACAAACTGAGCCCATGGTTTTGTGTGACAGTCCGTTGATCACAGTGACTGGTCCACGGTATGAAAATCTCGTCCATGGAACAATGTTAAGCGTTACGTTGGTATCCTGAAAATTGATCCAACGGTCCACATCCAACTAAAATGGGCCAAATGCTTTATGGATAGGATCATGGagcataaagttttttttttaacgtGCATGGTTCATCCAAGGTGGAGTCCAAAAAATCAACGGAATGGATCACTCAAAGAAGGGCCCTGCGAGTACAAAATGAACACCCTAGGATCCTGCGCATCATGTATCTCCTTGCAAGCCCGAGTACATTAATATCAACCACGGTTAGGGAGCGGAACTAATTGACGGgcgcagcttcggtggatccccggatccaccgacgTGGGTCAATCCCTgaatctggggcccaccatgaggaatgttccttacatccattctgtctatccattttttcggatcatttttaGGACGTGAttataaaaatgaagtaaatataatctcaggtggaccacacaacaagaaacggTGATGATTGACTATTAACAACTCcttgtgggccacaagaagttttgaatgaagttTATATTTTTTTGGTAACTTCAACCAGACCTTTTTGacctttatcaacagattggatggaaaataaacattatggtggcctcgagaagtttttaatagtgggcattgtATCACCTCTGTTTCAGTCCAAATAAAATttagatctatttaattttttggaccatgttgtaaaataatctatcaaaatgatggacggcgtggatgtaaggtatatacatcaatgtgggcccacagtcagtGATCCATACACATCGGTGGATCCGCTGAACCACCTTAGCCGCACCCAGCCGAGAGAGCAAGGGTGTCCACGTGGCATATCCGGAGAACTTCGAAGGTGGGTTATGCGGATTGCTGCCGCACCATTAAAAAAGGCATGAATAGACGGACGGATTTGCTTGCACGGTGAAATGGACAAGTGGAGCTTCGTCAACGTTGGCGTGGCCGGGCAGATAGTTACAATCGCCGTTAGAGTTTCAGGGGAGTTGACTCCAGTATTGTTTTTGAAAGATgacgactgtggggcccacagatttcAACGTCCCTCCAAAGACCATAAGAAATGAAGAGTCAGTAGAAACCCCGATATGGGAGATCCATCTCTCCAGAGTACACGTGGGCATGTCGATTGCCAATCGGGACGGTCCATCTAATGGGCCCTATCAGGTATGGCACAATTTCAAAAACCAGACCTACAAGACAATCTCACACATCAGTTATCTTAGGGAAAAAATTATTACTGTAGACGCTGTCCAAGGTAATTATTTTTCTCGGGTTAATTCCGAAATATATTAACCGTACAAATAAGGATCTACTTTAGTTATACGTTTGTGCTCGGTCGCGGCTGAAAAGGTAGGTAAAAGGGGGTGTCTACAGTAAAAAAAAATATCTTGACGTTCCGCCTTTAACCTTCGCTGCGGTTGATTTGAAGAGCAAGGAATAAATGATTCTAATTATCCAATCTCTGTATTTTGAAGTTATACATTTAAGAGGCGACTTTCACGCTAGGCTCTGCCGGCGCCCTCAGTGGCTtatatcttatatccacaccgtccatccatttcaccagctcgttccaaaaaatgaaggagaaaaa
Coding sequences:
- the LOC131248011 gene encoding inositol-tetrakisphosphate 1-kinase 1-like: MSDSSRRFGIGYALAPKKQQSFIQPSLVNLANQRGIDLIHIDSDQPLIDQGPFDCIIHKLSGPDWKSQLHEYSIRNPTVPIIDPLDAIERLHNRISMLQVVSELDVPQGHATFGTPKQIVIYDSAALSDPAVLAGLKFPIISKPLVADGSAKSHKMVLVFNHDGLLMLKPPLVLQEFVNHGGVIFKVYVVGDYVQCVKRKSLPDVSEENLDRSEGSLSFSQVSNMTPEDRSDDRYYETMHLEESEMPPLSFITGIARELRRAIRLNLFNFDVIRDVKAGNRYLVIDINYFPGYAKMPSYESVLTDFFWDIVHQKVEDMGFDQCQPDYDFDKEDQKLVRKSHCTDGDDGVVSVSSIGREESENAIRV